Proteins encoded by one window of Rissa tridactyla isolate bRisTri1 chromosome W, bRisTri1.patW.cur.20221130, whole genome shotgun sequence:
- the LOC128901886 gene encoding dnaJ homolog subfamily A member 1-like, which produces MWLLAYSSLSHVQIHLSHFNSSSLVHLLIIPMFFSGITLGRGEDLLMCMDIQLAEALCGFQKPITTLDNRTIIVTSHPGQTIKHGDIKCVLNEGMQIYRRPYEKGRLIIEFKVNFPGSGFLSSDKLYLLEKLLPARQEVEETEEIEQVDLMDCDPAQDRRHCCNGEAYEDDEHHLGGGVRYQTS; this is translated from the exons ATGTGGCTACTTGCTTACTCCTCCCTCTCCCATG tccagatccacctgagccacttcaattcTAGCAGCCTGGTCCACCTGCTCATTATTCCAATGTTCTTCAGTGGCATAACTCTTGG GCGAGGGGAAGACCTTCTTATGTGCATGGATATACAGCTGGCTGAAGCACTGTGTGGCTTTCAAAAACCTATCACAACACTGGATAATAGAACTATAATTGTTACTTCTCATCCTG GCCAGACCATCAAACATGGGGATATTAAATGTGTGCTGAATGAAGGCATGCAAATATATCGTAGGCCATATGAAAAAGGACGTCTAATCATAGAGTTCAAG GTGAACTTCCCAGGTAGTGGCTTCCTCTCCTCAGATAAGTTGTATTTGCTGGAAAAACTGCTACCTGCAAGGCAGGAAGTAGAAGAAACTGAGGAAATTGAACAAGTGGATTTAATGGACTGTGATCCAGCTCAAGACAGAAGACATTGCTGTAATGGAGAAGCCTATGAAGATGATGAACACCACCTTGGAGGTGGTGTTCGATATCAGACTTCTTAA